One genomic window of Armatimonadota bacterium includes the following:
- a CDS encoding glycoside hydrolase 43 family protein gives MNTRKVKLIGAGLAISAALTPADAAAPTWTADNGNGTFTNPLFYDEFSDPDMIRVGDDYYLTGTTMHAMPGLPVLHSRDLVNWKFLSYAVDRLDFGPEYRLEDGKEIYGQGIWAPSFRWHNGTFYIFSNVRGQPTQILSARDPAGPWKRSVMKQGFHDMSVLFDDDGKVYIVWGYREMKFAQLNDELTDIVPGTERSLFPPDSLMGEGAHFYKIDGKYYITSAWFDGTMRMACARADKPEGPYEVNPAISIGEDYGLGGVHRLSSNNYRPPFKVHPPLPKSAGNRGLHQGGLVSTPKDVFWGFSQMDYTAVGRLTCLAPITWKDGWPYFGLPGNLGRTPRIWVKPDTGNVSPVSAPYQRSDDFSSPALNPIWQWNHAPDDTKWSLTERPGFLRLHSLPAAEFWWARNTLTQRSVGPASNPTAVLDTKGMKAGDIAGLALLNLPYAWIGVHRSTDGWALERYDQTTGETVRVPLSAGRVWLRAECDFLTEIARFSYSTDGATFTPLGGEFAMVFQLKTFEGVRYALFHYNTGGRLGGYADFDGLTIDEPRPHGLTKPIPLGRTITISSLGSGAVLAADRHMLIAVPKDDARAASAAAAFKVVDRGQGRVALQAGDAFVSVVASGTAGQVMLRKGDPADGETFQWVETPYGDLVLLSLASHRYLRIQPNDNAISADSPGPHPGREDGTCLSWKK, from the coding sequence ATGAATACTCGAAAGGTAAAGCTCATCGGGGCCGGCCTCGCCATATCGGCCGCCTTGACACCGGCGGACGCAGCGGCGCCAACGTGGACGGCCGACAACGGCAACGGCACGTTCACCAACCCATTGTTCTACGATGAGTTCTCCGACCCCGATATGATCCGCGTCGGCGATGACTACTATCTGACCGGAACGACGATGCACGCCATGCCCGGCCTGCCGGTGCTGCATTCCCGGGATCTGGTTAACTGGAAGTTCCTGAGTTACGCGGTAGACCGCCTCGACTTCGGGCCGGAGTACCGTCTCGAGGACGGCAAGGAGATCTACGGCCAGGGTATCTGGGCCCCGAGCTTCCGCTGGCACAACGGCACGTTCTACATCTTTTCCAACGTCCGGGGCCAGCCGACGCAGATCCTCAGCGCCAGGGACCCGGCGGGTCCCTGGAAGCGCTCCGTGATGAAGCAGGGGTTCCACGATATGTCGGTCCTCTTCGACGATGACGGCAAGGTTTACATCGTCTGGGGCTACCGCGAGATGAAGTTCGCCCAATTGAACGACGAGCTCACAGATATCGTCCCCGGCACCGAGCGCTCGCTGTTCCCGCCCGACAGCCTCATGGGCGAGGGCGCGCATTTCTACAAGATTGACGGCAAGTACTACATCACCAGCGCCTGGTTTGACGGGACGATGCGCATGGCCTGCGCTCGCGCGGACAAGCCGGAAGGCCCCTACGAAGTGAACCCCGCCATCAGCATCGGCGAAGATTACGGCCTCGGAGGTGTCCACCGGCTGAGTTCGAACAACTACCGGCCGCCATTCAAGGTGCACCCGCCGCTCCCAAAGAGCGCTGGGAACCGCGGCCTTCATCAGGGCGGATTAGTGAGCACGCCAAAGGACGTGTTCTGGGGGTTCTCGCAGATGGACTACACCGCGGTCGGGCGCCTCACCTGCCTCGCGCCGATCACGTGGAAGGACGGCTGGCCCTATTTCGGCCTCCCCGGTAATCTGGGGCGCACCCCCCGCATATGGGTCAAGCCGGACACCGGAAACGTATCGCCCGTCTCGGCGCCGTATCAGCGGAGCGACGATTTCTCGTCGCCGGCCCTGAATCCCATCTGGCAATGGAACCACGCCCCCGATGACACGAAATGGTCGCTGACGGAGCGGCCCGGCTTCCTGCGCCTCCACTCGCTGCCCGCCGCGGAGTTCTGGTGGGCGCGCAACACGCTCACCCAGCGTTCCGTTGGGCCGGCGTCGAATCCGACCGCCGTGCTGGACACGAAAGGAATGAAGGCTGGGGATATCGCCGGCCTGGCGCTCCTGAACCTCCCCTACGCCTGGATCGGCGTCCACCGAAGCACAGACGGGTGGGCGCTGGAGAGGTACGACCAGACAACGGGGGAGACCGTGCGCGTTCCCCTGTCAGCCGGGCGCGTGTGGCTGCGGGCGGAGTGCGATTTCCTGACGGAGATTGCGCGATTCAGCTACAGCACCGATGGCGCGACGTTCACCCCGCTGGGCGGCGAGTTCGCCATGGTCTTCCAGTTGAAGACTTTTGAGGGCGTCCGTTACGCCCTCTTCCACTACAACACCGGCGGCAGACTCGGGGGCTACGCCGACTTCGACGGCTTGACCATCGATGAGCCTCGTCCGCACGGATTGACGAAACCAATCCCGCTCGGTCGGACGATCACGATTTCGAGCCTCGGCAGCGGAGCCGTATTGGCCGCGGACAGGCACATGCTCATCGCTGTGCCGAAGGATGACGCGCGCGCGGCTTCGGCGGCCGCGGCGTTCAAGGTGGTGGACCGCGGGCAGGGGCGCGTCGCGCTGCAGGCGGGCGACGCCTTCGTCTCGGTGGTTGCGTCCGGTACGGCGGGCCAGGTCATGCTGCGGAAAGGCGATCCCGCTGACGGCGAGACGTTCCAGTGGGTGGAGACGCCTTATGGGGACCTCGTGCTTCTTTCGCTGGCGTCGCACCGCTACCTGAGGATCCAGCCGAACGACAATGCCATCTCCGCCGACAGCCCCGGCCCGCATCCTGGCCGGGAGGATGGTACCTGCCTGAGCTGGAAGAAGTGA
- a CDS encoding AarF/ABC1/UbiB kinase family protein gives MASSVATHRRKRYSEIGQVLVRNGFYWLMAEWRLDEILGRVRNWRGRAKSPALTQPERVRNALDELGPTFIKLGQILSTRPDLLPPEYIAELSKLQDQARHEAFSDIAATIKRELGAPPEEVFRTFAVEPRAAASIGQVHDAVMLDGTHVVVKVQRPAIEAVVEEDLAILGDLARFLSKNSRIGKQYDLEGWVDEFAITLRNELDYVREGRNADRIRANFAADPSLLVPRIYWEHTTKRVLTMEEIAGIKISDLDALDAAGIDRASLAERCAHIAVVQVLDHGFFHADPHPGNFFVQSNGTIALLDYGMVGQVEDRLGQSLVRLAIAVTRQDADGLVDELLALGAAPGPVDRGALRRDLKRLLQRYSGQPLGEVTAANVFGDITTVSRRHHLQLPSDLTLLTKVIAMDEGLGAFLDPDFNLLEFAKPYLKRFWRRSHSLRVITRRAREGAIDMAEIGLDLPQRLRHLLVQLDRGELSVASRFEVPEEVARRFERAANRISISIIAAGIAIGLSVLAAIYRPAGSDDIGIFLLRAAIALGIACCLWLLGAFWRSGR, from the coding sequence ATGGCGAGCAGCGTAGCAACGCATCGCAGGAAGCGCTATAGCGAGATCGGACAGGTGTTGGTTCGCAATGGCTTCTATTGGCTCATGGCGGAATGGCGCCTCGACGAGATCCTGGGCCGCGTGCGAAACTGGCGCGGCAGGGCAAAATCGCCGGCGCTGACCCAGCCAGAGCGTGTCCGGAACGCACTCGATGAACTAGGACCGACCTTCATCAAGCTGGGCCAGATACTCAGCACCCGCCCGGACCTCCTGCCGCCGGAATACATCGCCGAATTGAGCAAACTCCAGGATCAGGCTCGGCACGAGGCCTTTTCCGATATCGCCGCCACCATCAAGCGGGAACTGGGAGCGCCGCCGGAAGAGGTCTTTCGGACGTTCGCGGTGGAGCCACGGGCCGCCGCCTCCATCGGCCAGGTCCACGATGCCGTGATGCTCGATGGTACGCACGTCGTGGTCAAGGTCCAGCGGCCCGCGATCGAAGCGGTGGTCGAAGAAGATCTCGCCATCCTGGGCGACCTGGCCCGCTTTCTCTCGAAGAACTCACGGATTGGGAAGCAGTACGACCTGGAAGGGTGGGTGGACGAGTTCGCCATCACGCTGCGGAACGAACTCGACTACGTGCGCGAGGGACGCAACGCCGATCGCATTCGCGCGAACTTCGCTGCGGATCCATCACTTCTCGTGCCCAGGATCTACTGGGAGCACACCACCAAGAGAGTGCTTACGATGGAGGAGATCGCGGGCATCAAGATCAGCGATCTCGACGCACTCGACGCCGCCGGTATCGATCGCGCCAGTCTCGCCGAACGGTGCGCGCACATCGCGGTTGTCCAGGTGCTGGACCACGGTTTCTTCCACGCCGATCCGCACCCCGGCAACTTTTTCGTCCAATCCAATGGCACCATCGCACTGTTGGACTACGGGATGGTCGGGCAGGTGGAAGACCGCCTCGGCCAGTCGCTTGTGCGCCTGGCCATCGCCGTTACACGGCAGGATGCGGACGGGCTGGTGGACGAACTCCTGGCCTTGGGAGCAGCGCCGGGACCGGTGGACCGCGGGGCGCTCCGGCGCGATCTGAAACGTCTGCTGCAGAGGTACTCCGGGCAGCCTCTCGGCGAAGTGACCGCCGCCAACGTTTTCGGCGACATCACCACCGTCTCAAGGCGCCATCACCTCCAGCTTCCCAGCGATCTGACGCTGCTCACCAAGGTCATCGCCATGGATGAGGGTCTGGGCGCGTTCCTTGATCCGGACTTCAACCTGCTCGAGTTCGCCAAACCCTACCTCAAGCGCTTCTGGCGGCGAAGCCACTCCCTTCGTGTCATCACCCGGCGAGCCCGCGAGGGAGCCATCGACATGGCCGAGATCGGTCTCGACCTGCCTCAGCGGCTCCGCCACCTGCTGGTTCAACTGGACCGCGGTGAACTGTCCGTCGCCAGCCGGTTCGAAGTGCCGGAGGAGGTCGCCAGGCGCTTCGAGCGGGCGGCCAATCGCATATCGATAAGCATCATCGCGGCCGGGATTGCGATCGGGCTGAGCGTGCTGGCGGCCATCTACCGGCCGGCCGGCTCGGATGACATCGGCATTTTCCTGCTGAGAGCGGCGATCGCGCTCGGCATCGCGTGCTGCCTCTGGCTCCTCGGCGCATTCTGGCGTTCCGGGCGGTAG
- a CDS encoding efflux RND transporter periplasmic adaptor subunit translates to MRSVRTLSAALAALLTLGPAFAGPQARVGPYTIEVATDPAVIAVGDARLLIRVTDASGKPVDGATVSALVKMPAMDMGEVERPASPVAGTPGVYEAKAAFAMAGDFEATVKVAGPNGAATGKIPLKTGQDTGALSATQAAGGSAPSGPSPARFLPWLLLVAGAAFIVHRMRKTGQHMNWKAVLHWQFLVGIAILIVLFLIASYAVGHWRRPGSMTPLEAQGMEMNTPAPPGTAPVQLASVTRGPIDSTVTYTGQAAGFYEQDVVARVRGVIVDMPCYIGDHVVKGQVVGRLDTSEIDPKIAENLAMADSAQQGIVAARAEYRQALAAVAQARSESTGKQNGVLDSRANLTAAQQEKAGAQAALSSAQSQLSDAQAQLDSATADNLYWQAQVGRTRSLEKAGAVSGEELQKDVASAQDAASKVRQAQALIAKVKADIRVAQAASRKADAMILSARAKIAQSGDETDASRAQIRTMQAAADAAKQRIAQAESALLQAEAVVTQSSTQRDFAVLRSGINGIVSRHGPNIGQLMSPGQVIQTIVQVDPIRLQANVAESDLAKIRVGSPITITSATRLRTPVRARVTSITPSLDPTSRTGVVEAVLPNPDGRFAPGQYVVMSISVGRNASSLRVPTAAVHWRTPATGDAVSTQGTPYVWVAAPASGGRYTARMVDVVVGLTGGTTTEITSGLNEGQKVVTVGADTLSDGDTVAPAGSSAATSGPSSPSSPAAGSMPGMKM, encoded by the coding sequence ATGAGAAGCGTGCGGACCCTGTCGGCGGCCCTCGCCGCTCTTCTCACATTGGGGCCGGCCTTCGCCGGGCCCCAGGCCCGGGTCGGCCCCTATACCATTGAAGTGGCCACCGATCCCGCTGTGATCGCGGTTGGCGACGCCAGACTCCTTATCCGGGTGACGGATGCCTCCGGAAAGCCGGTCGACGGCGCCACGGTAAGCGCGTTGGTAAAGATGCCGGCCATGGACATGGGGGAGGTCGAGCGTCCTGCCTCGCCCGTCGCCGGGACGCCCGGCGTGTACGAGGCCAAGGCGGCGTTCGCGATGGCGGGCGATTTCGAGGCGACGGTGAAGGTTGCCGGCCCGAATGGCGCAGCCACCGGCAAGATACCCTTGAAAACGGGACAGGACACCGGCGCTCTTTCGGCGACTCAAGCGGCAGGCGGCAGCGCGCCGTCCGGCCCGTCCCCGGCCCGGTTCCTGCCTTGGCTCCTCCTTGTGGCGGGGGCGGCGTTCATCGTCCATCGCATGCGCAAGACGGGGCAGCACATGAACTGGAAGGCTGTCCTGCACTGGCAGTTCCTGGTCGGCATCGCCATTCTCATCGTCCTGTTCCTCATCGCAAGCTACGCGGTTGGTCACTGGCGCCGCCCGGGTTCCATGACGCCGCTCGAAGCGCAGGGCATGGAGATGAACACGCCCGCGCCTCCCGGAACGGCGCCTGTGCAACTTGCCTCGGTGACGCGCGGACCCATCGACAGCACGGTCACATACACCGGTCAGGCGGCCGGCTTCTATGAGCAGGACGTTGTGGCGCGGGTGCGCGGTGTGATCGTGGATATGCCGTGCTACATCGGGGACCACGTGGTCAAAGGCCAGGTCGTCGGGCGCCTGGATACGAGTGAAATCGACCCGAAGATCGCCGAGAACCTGGCCATGGCCGATTCCGCCCAACAGGGCATCGTCGCGGCTCGCGCGGAATACAGGCAGGCGCTTGCGGCGGTCGCACAGGCGCGGTCAGAGAGCACCGGGAAGCAGAACGGAGTGCTCGACTCGCGCGCGAACCTCACGGCGGCGCAGCAGGAGAAGGCGGGCGCCCAGGCCGCGCTTTCGTCGGCGCAGTCGCAGCTATCCGACGCCCAGGCGCAGTTGGACTCGGCGACGGCGGACAACCTTTACTGGCAGGCCCAGGTTGGACGCACGCGAAGCCTGGAGAAAGCCGGCGCGGTCTCGGGCGAGGAGTTGCAGAAGGACGTCGCATCGGCGCAGGACGCCGCCTCCAAAGTCCGCCAGGCGCAGGCGCTCATCGCGAAAGTAAAGGCTGACATCCGGGTGGCACAGGCCGCCAGCCGCAAGGCGGACGCGATGATCTTGAGCGCGCGGGCCAAAATCGCCCAATCCGGCGATGAAACTGACGCAAGCCGCGCGCAGATCCGGACGATGCAGGCCGCCGCGGATGCGGCGAAGCAGCGTATCGCGCAGGCCGAATCCGCGCTCCTGCAGGCCGAGGCGGTCGTCACGCAGAGCTCGACCCAGCGCGATTTTGCCGTGCTGCGATCGGGCATTAACGGCATCGTCAGCCGGCATGGCCCCAACATCGGTCAGCTCATGAGCCCGGGCCAGGTGATCCAGACGATCGTCCAGGTAGACCCGATCCGGCTTCAGGCGAACGTCGCCGAGTCGGACCTGGCGAAAATCCGCGTCGGATCGCCGATCACCATCACCAGCGCCACGCGGTTGCGCACCCCCGTCCGGGCGCGGGTGACATCGATCACCCCGAGCCTCGATCCAACAAGCCGCACCGGCGTGGTGGAAGCGGTCCTTCCAAACCCGGACGGCCGCTTTGCGCCCGGGCAGTACGTGGTCATGAGCATCTCGGTAGGTCGAAACGCGTCGTCGCTGCGCGTTCCGACCGCTGCGGTTCACTGGCGCACGCCGGCGACGGGTGACGCCGTCAGCACGCAGGGCACGCCGTATGTGTGGGTCGCGGCGCCAGCCTCGGGCGGCCGATACACGGCTCGCATGGTGGACGTGGTGGTTGGGCTGACCGGCGGGACGACAACGGAGATCACCTCGGGTCTGAACGAAGGACAGAAGGTCGTAACCGTAGGCGCCGACACGCTCAGCGACGGGGATACGGTTGCTCCCGCCGGGTCGTCCGCGGCCACGTCTGGCCCGTCCTCGCCCAGTTCACCTGCCGCGGGTTCGATGCCCGGGATGAAGATGTAG
- a CDS encoding efflux RND transporter permease subunit, protein MNTPNKPTRFDVHAVNPLHLIHKWSIEHPYVIVSFYIAVIAMAYIALSGRMPRRFAPYVQSPMLGVVTMMPGLSAQEMEMYVSKPIEEQIVNVKNLRYARSTSQDGFSIVTLEFYYGSDMQKAQTDVQSLLNVIQANLPVTGANIKPSWVVSVDPLNLPVATLSLRGDPDKGWDPVKLREFADNDVVNAIKPVKDVYSVVPFGGYRRQMQVIVDRSKVAAYGLSILDVKNGIDRYNVARSAGTVTSGTGEGIVRVNTLATSAQDVLNYPITSVKPGVPAAAPPGDTGGSGGGAAMGMGGGGGASAAAPAPAPTAPSSTSPRVIYVRDVARVVDTHWERRSAYHYLKNDGAGPAEVIPSIEVNVIQNPGASAAEVEPAVLQAARDLERQNPGIHFDVAYDSAHFVNILFENVWHELAVAILLTALAVLFFLGEWRGTVIAMITLPTSLAMAILFMMPLGMTFNSGTLIGLLLSIGRLVDDSIIDIHAVERHLRMGKDPKTATIDGIAEVRLAVIASTLMMVLALTPLLFSGGLVQLMFRELVWPIIFGLLASMLVSFTLTALLCANFLRHEEERAADRKHPVLKWLYVPLDPFQRGLNRLEAWYARSIDWMLENRFWSFARIAAVVIIGFTFYYFLGSEMMPLADVGQASGLLEMAPGTTFAQTEQAVQQVEKIMLKYPELQKGSIEIGQETMFESWNPFFTGYQMPQVNAASMMLTFSDKGERKRTIFQMIDSIQKEALAAVPGIRRFQIKEMGSDVMATSAAPVHVNIYGPDLATLDRLGRQVLKVADRMPEMYQPGTTWSMSLPDYEIKVDPQRAQEVGLSPESISQQAYYALRGGLTNEFYRLPNRRQDTILVRYDQADRQTAQNVEAMYVTGPDGRQIPLKSVATVERTVAPSVIEHDQMKRVIGVTGFYRLGNLPSMDVVMNLVSNTYAGNPKLGIQRVNFPPGYGMEMRGDMTQMMDSFRRLIGGLALALIFMYLVLVAQFRGFLQPFQMIVSLPLELAGVFIALFIAHQAFSTVSILGVIVLTGMDITTAVLMIDLIVKYRDRGVPRDQAIREACPQRLRPILMTSAISLIVLLPVAIAPKTGLDAYQPLATAVCGGLLVGTVLSLMDIPIMHTFMDDFIRWVNKTFLGRDWEWPVTDEPGAGPVEESVTTGAAK, encoded by the coding sequence ATGAACACACCAAACAAACCCACGCGGTTCGATGTGCACGCTGTGAATCCGCTGCATTTGATCCACAAATGGTCCATCGAGCATCCCTATGTCATCGTCTCGTTCTACATCGCGGTCATCGCCATGGCCTACATCGCGCTCTCGGGGCGGATGCCCCGCCGCTTCGCGCCCTACGTGCAGAGCCCGATGCTGGGCGTCGTCACGATGATGCCGGGCCTGTCCGCACAGGAAATGGAGATGTACGTCTCCAAGCCGATCGAAGAGCAGATCGTCAACGTGAAGAACCTGCGCTACGCCCGCAGCACGTCGCAGGACGGTTTCTCCATCGTGACCCTCGAGTTCTACTACGGGTCGGATATGCAGAAGGCGCAGACCGACGTGCAGTCCCTGCTGAACGTCATCCAGGCCAACCTGCCCGTGACCGGGGCGAACATCAAGCCGTCGTGGGTTGTTTCCGTGGACCCGTTGAACTTGCCCGTGGCCACCTTGAGCCTGCGCGGCGACCCGGACAAAGGCTGGGATCCGGTCAAACTGCGCGAGTTCGCGGACAACGACGTCGTGAACGCTATCAAGCCCGTAAAGGACGTGTACTCGGTCGTGCCGTTCGGCGGCTACCGGCGGCAGATGCAGGTCATCGTCGATCGGAGCAAGGTGGCGGCCTACGGCCTCTCCATCCTGGACGTGAAAAACGGTATCGACCGTTACAACGTGGCGCGCTCGGCCGGCACCGTGACATCCGGGACGGGCGAGGGCATCGTCCGCGTGAACACCCTGGCGACCAGCGCACAGGACGTGCTGAACTACCCGATCACCAGCGTGAAACCCGGCGTGCCAGCCGCGGCGCCGCCTGGAGACACCGGCGGCTCCGGGGGCGGCGCCGCGATGGGCATGGGCGGTGGCGGCGGCGCATCGGCCGCCGCTCCGGCACCCGCACCGACGGCACCATCGTCTACTTCGCCGCGTGTGATCTATGTCCGGGACGTTGCCAGGGTGGTGGATACGCACTGGGAGCGCCGCAGCGCCTACCACTACCTGAAGAACGACGGAGCAGGGCCGGCCGAGGTCATCCCGTCCATCGAGGTGAACGTTATCCAGAACCCCGGGGCAAGCGCCGCGGAGGTGGAACCCGCCGTGCTGCAGGCCGCGCGCGATCTGGAACGTCAGAACCCCGGCATCCATTTCGACGTGGCGTATGACAGCGCGCACTTTGTGAACATTCTCTTCGAGAACGTCTGGCACGAACTGGCTGTGGCGATCCTGTTGACCGCGCTGGCGGTCCTGTTTTTCCTCGGGGAATGGCGGGGGACGGTGATCGCGATGATCACGCTGCCGACGTCGCTGGCGATGGCCATCCTCTTCATGATGCCGCTGGGGATGACGTTCAACTCCGGCACGCTCATCGGCCTGCTGCTGTCGATCGGGCGCCTCGTGGACGACTCGATCATCGACATCCACGCCGTGGAGCGCCACCTCCGAATGGGAAAGGACCCGAAAACGGCGACCATCGACGGCATCGCCGAGGTCCGCCTCGCGGTCATCGCGTCCACGCTGATGATGGTCCTGGCGCTCACCCCGCTGCTTTTCTCGGGCGGGCTGGTCCAACTGATGTTCCGCGAGTTGGTCTGGCCGATCATCTTCGGCCTGCTGGCTTCGATGCTGGTGTCGTTCACCCTCACCGCCCTCCTGTGCGCCAATTTCCTGCGGCACGAGGAGGAGCGGGCGGCGGACCGCAAGCATCCTGTGCTGAAGTGGCTTTACGTACCGCTCGATCCGTTCCAGCGCGGCCTGAACCGCCTCGAAGCGTGGTATGCCCGTTCCATCGACTGGATGCTGGAGAACCGGTTCTGGTCGTTTGCCCGCATCGCGGCGGTCGTGATCATCGGCTTCACGTTCTACTACTTCCTGGGCTCCGAAATGATGCCGTTGGCGGATGTGGGCCAGGCAAGCGGCCTCCTGGAGATGGCGCCCGGAACGACGTTCGCACAGACCGAGCAGGCCGTTCAGCAGGTCGAGAAGATCATGCTCAAGTACCCGGAGTTGCAGAAGGGCAGTATAGAGATCGGCCAGGAGACGATGTTCGAGTCTTGGAACCCGTTCTTCACCGGCTACCAGATGCCCCAGGTGAACGCGGCATCGATGATGCTGACTTTCAGCGACAAGGGAGAGCGCAAGCGCACTATTTTCCAGATGATTGACTCGATTCAGAAGGAGGCTCTGGCAGCGGTTCCGGGCATTCGGCGGTTCCAGATCAAGGAGATGGGCTCGGATGTGATGGCGACCTCCGCCGCGCCCGTCCACGTGAACATCTACGGGCCTGACCTGGCAACGCTGGACCGCCTCGGGCGGCAGGTGCTGAAGGTTGCGGACAGGATGCCCGAGATGTACCAGCCCGGCACGACGTGGAGCATGAGCCTGCCGGACTACGAGATCAAGGTGGACCCGCAGCGCGCCCAGGAAGTGGGCCTCTCGCCAGAGAGCATCAGCCAGCAGGCTTACTACGCCCTCCGCGGAGGCCTGACGAACGAGTTCTACCGGCTGCCCAACCGGCGCCAGGACACTATCCTGGTCCGGTACGACCAGGCCGACCGCCAGACGGCCCAGAACGTTGAAGCCATGTACGTCACCGGCCCGGACGGCCGTCAGATACCGCTGAAGAGCGTGGCGACCGTCGAGCGCACCGTGGCGCCGTCCGTGATCGAGCACGATCAGATGAAGCGCGTCATCGGGGTTACCGGCTTCTACCGGCTTGGTAACCTGCCATCCATGGACGTCGTGATGAACCTCGTCTCCAACACCTACGCGGGGAATCCCAAACTGGGAATTCAGAGAGTGAACTTCCCGCCGGGATACGGGATGGAGATGCGCGGCGATATGACGCAGATGATGGACTCTTTCCGGCGCCTCATCGGCGGGCTGGCGCTCGCGCTGATCTTCATGTACCTCGTGCTCGTCGCCCAGTTCCGGGGGTTCCTGCAGCCGTTCCAGATGATCGTCAGCCTCCCGTTGGAACTGGCCGGCGTGTTCATCGCGCTGTTCATCGCCCACCAGGCGTTCTCAACCGTCTCGATCCTCGGCGTCATCGTGCTGACCGGCATGGACATCACCACCGCCGTGCTGATGATCGACCTGATCGTGAAGTACCGCGACCGCGGGGTTCCTCGGGACCAGGCCATCCGCGAGGCGTGTCCGCAGAGGCTTCGGCCGATCCTGATGACCTCGGCCATCAGCCTCATCGTGCTCCTGCCGGTGGCGATCGCGCCGAAGACCGGGCTGGACGCCTACCAGCCGCTCGCGACGGCCGTGTGCGGAGGATTGCTCGTCGGCACGGTGCTCTCGCTGATGGACATCCCGATCATGCACACGTTCATGGACGACTTCATCCGCTGGGTGAACAAGACGTTCCTGGGGCGCGATTGGGAGTGGCCGGTGACTGATGAGCCCGGCGCCGGGCCCGTAGAAGAGTCAGTAACGACAGGAGCTGCGAAATGA
- a CDS encoding TolC family protein codes for MSIILSLSLAAPLWAQPASVPDTSAAGALGPILASRPVIHQALTIDQAVEIALRESPVVRGSAADVDAAIGRLRAAQAERLPWLSTNAFVSTGNSASVMSTPPPTQPAAIMALPDRRFTDLNLSLMLPLFTGGRLEAMIRQAEALRRASDADLAAQRQTVALMARTAFHDVQARRSLVDVAKARLTENEARLKNDQARFQVQQIPEYYLRRDEAEVAAAQQEVTNAKRDADLSVVQLKTIMGISPASQIDVSGSLADPSAEFLTGLTRQAPSMASGGAASTSDDLSALLRLAERQRPELRGAEERLRGAGHEVRSVRGAYLPQVSVGVMGDWMKMGGDPSQTGTTAALIASFPLYNGGQREARLREADAMRRRSEQDRQEAALQVAQDVSTALLNLRAAEQNVATANAGLTAAEAEYKAAQLRYDVGRSIVAEVLDALASRVHAQSDVVQARYQYNVAQDQLLRAVGGLPAPATR; via the coding sequence ATGAGCATAATATTGTCCCTCAGTCTCGCGGCGCCCCTTTGGGCGCAGCCGGCGAGCGTTCCGGACACCTCAGCCGCCGGAGCGCTCGGACCCATTCTGGCATCGCGGCCGGTGATCCACCAGGCGCTCACCATCGATCAGGCGGTCGAGATCGCACTGAGGGAGAGCCCGGTGGTCAGGGGCTCCGCCGCCGATGTTGACGCCGCCATTGGGCGTCTCCGGGCGGCCCAGGCGGAGCGGCTGCCATGGCTATCCACCAACGCCTTCGTTTCCACAGGCAATTCGGCGAGCGTGATGTCAACGCCGCCTCCGACACAGCCGGCGGCGATCATGGCGCTGCCGGATAGAAGGTTCACCGACCTGAACCTATCGCTGATGCTTCCGCTCTTCACGGGCGGGCGGTTGGAAGCTATGATCAGGCAAGCGGAGGCGCTTCGGCGCGCCTCGGATGCAGATCTCGCCGCACAGCGCCAGACAGTGGCACTGATGGCCCGCACCGCTTTCCACGACGTGCAGGCCCGCCGCTCTCTCGTCGACGTTGCCAAAGCGCGGCTGACGGAGAACGAGGCGCGGCTCAAGAACGATCAGGCACGCTTCCAGGTCCAACAGATTCCCGAGTACTATCTCAGGCGCGACGAAGCGGAGGTCGCGGCCGCGCAGCAGGAAGTCACGAATGCGAAGCGGGACGCCGACCTCTCTGTTGTCCAATTGAAAACCATCATGGGGATCAGCCCCGCGTCGCAGATCGATGTCTCCGGCAGCCTGGCCGATCCGTCCGCGGAGTTTCTGACGGGCCTAACCCGCCAGGCGCCATCTATGGCGTCAGGAGGCGCTGCATCGACATCCGATGATCTGTCGGCACTGCTGCGGCTGGCGGAACGGCAGCGTCCTGAGCTTCGGGGGGCAGAAGAGCGTTTGAGGGGCGCCGGCCACGAGGTCCGATCGGTGCGCGGGGCCTACCTCCCACAGGTCAGTGTGGGCGTGATGGGCGACTGGATGAAGATGGGCGGCGATCCATCGCAGACAGGGACCACCGCCGCGCTCATCGCGTCCTTCCCGCTCTACAACGGCGGGCAGCGCGAGGCGCGGCTGCGGGAGGCGGACGCGATGCGCAGGCGCTCGGAGCAGGATCGGCAGGAGGCTGCCCTCCAGGTGGCGCAGGACGTGAGTACTGCCCTGCTGAATCTGCGTGCGGCGGAGCAGAATGTGGCAACGGCAAACGCGGGCCTGACAGCCGCCGAGGCGGAGTACAAGGCGGCGCAGCTGCGGTACGATGTGGGACGCAGCATCGTGGCGGAAGTCCTCGACGCGCTGGCTTCGCGCGTCCACGCCCAGAGCGACGTCGTGCAGGCCCGGTACCAGTATAACGTGGCGCAGGACCAATTGCTGCGAGCCGTGGGCGGACTTCCGGCGCCGGCGACGAGATAA